The following proteins are encoded in a genomic region of Devosia lucknowensis:
- a CDS encoding DUF4864 domain-containing protein: MRSILALILSAFALVAPLAQEDAGRPAWQDSVSAQIEALRADDGEAALAMAGAAFRASYTDPERFIADIKGAGYAPIAASRSHSFGSSRTLVTGMVVQEVEFIGVDGKVWEAIYQMAEEPNEGWRVQGVILRGTAGIGI; this comes from the coding sequence ATGCGATCGATCCTTGCTCTTATCTTGAGCGCGTTTGCGCTTGTCGCACCCCTGGCGCAGGAGGATGCAGGCCGGCCGGCATGGCAGGACAGTGTCAGCGCGCAGATCGAAGCCCTTCGCGCGGATGACGGGGAGGCTGCCCTTGCGATGGCAGGCGCTGCGTTCCGCGCCAGTTATACTGACCCCGAGCGGTTCATCGCCGACATCAAAGGGGCCGGGTATGCGCCGATTGCCGCCTCGCGCAGCCACAGCTTCGGCTCGTCGCGGACGCTCGTGACCGGCATGGTGGTGCAAGAGGTCGAATTCATCGGTGTCGACGGCAAGGTCTGGGAGGCGATCTACCAGATGGCCGAGGAGCCGAATGAGGGCTGGCGCGTGCAGGGGGTGATCCTGCGCGGCACGGCGGGCATCGGAATCTAG
- a CDS encoding GNAT family N-acetyltransferase, with the protein MITYRVDPHPDAAELDAFWRRAWGSAPPERYGQVLSRSLGHLGAFDGKRLIGFVNVAWDGGVHAFILDTGVDPDFRRRGIATDLVRRAADIARLGGAHWLHVDFEPHLAPFYRACGFRPTEAGLMSLVG; encoded by the coding sequence GTGATCACTTATCGGGTCGATCCCCACCCGGACGCGGCCGAGCTCGACGCTTTCTGGCGCCGCGCCTGGGGCAGCGCGCCGCCCGAGCGCTATGGGCAGGTGCTGTCGCGGAGCCTCGGACATCTCGGAGCATTCGACGGCAAGAGGCTCATCGGCTTCGTCAATGTCGCGTGGGACGGAGGCGTGCATGCCTTCATTCTCGATACCGGCGTCGATCCCGATTTCAGGCGCCGGGGGATCGCCACCGACCTGGTTCGGCGGGCGGCGGACATCGCCCGGCTCGGCGGCGCGCACTGGCTGCACGTCGATTTCGAGCCGCATCTGGCACCATTCTACCGGGCGTGCGGTTTCCGTCCCACCGAAGCGGGACTGATGTCGCTGGTGGGCTGA
- a CDS encoding Spy/CpxP family protein refolding chaperone — MKTISTTAIVALMTASIGLGAVAPVLAQDNLAPPAAEQPAAPDNTMPAPGADRNLRNGPGPRHGGMGGPAGLFDVDRGAEAIEVAIVRLSHAIDLSDDQTTLFDTLKTDALAAAAEFETATKGLRPTPPAEGEAAVAPDISERFNNRIALDKARLAAHEAVQPAFTAFFDSLTDEQKAELMPARGERHAGAERHQGGFRPGHGGDAQRPMGPGNR; from the coding sequence TTGAAGACGATTTCCACCACCGCCATCGTGGCTCTGATGACCGCCTCCATCGGCCTTGGCGCCGTCGCGCCAGTCCTGGCTCAGGACAATCTCGCTCCACCGGCGGCCGAACAACCCGCTGCTCCCGACAACACGATGCCCGCCCCGGGCGCTGATCGCAACTTGCGCAATGGTCCTGGCCCGCGCCATGGCGGCATGGGCGGACCGGCTGGCCTCTTCGATGTCGACCGTGGCGCCGAGGCCATCGAAGTCGCTATCGTGCGCCTCAGCCATGCCATCGATCTGTCCGACGACCAGACGACGCTGTTCGACACGCTCAAGACCGATGCGCTTGCCGCCGCAGCCGAGTTTGAAACGGCCACTAAAGGCCTCCGCCCGACGCCGCCCGCCGAGGGTGAAGCTGCCGTCGCACCCGACATTTCCGAGCGCTTCAACAATCGGATCGCGCTCGACAAGGCGCGCCTTGCCGCGCATGAAGCCGTCCAGCCGGCCTTCACAGCCTTCTTCGATAGCCTTACCGACGAGCAGAAGGCTGAACTGATGCCGGCGCGCGGCGAGCGGCACGCAGGTGCTGAACGGCATCAGGGCGGTTTCCGTCCCGGGCATGGCGGCGATGCCCAGCGTCCAATGGGTCCGGGCAACCGCTAA
- a CDS encoding aminotransferase class V-fold PLP-dependent enzyme, with protein sequence MTVLPLDPQRIRALFPAFSEPSLSGQAFFENAGGSYTAQATLDILDRYYRATKVQPYGVYAASEEAGRLMDHAYERLARPLNVSSDWIHIGPSSSANTYVLGNAFGAWLKPGDAIVVTNQDHEANTGNWRRLAHRGIEVREWKVDTETARLSLPALDALLDNKVKLVAVPHCSNIVGDINPVADVAERAHAVGAVLAVDGVSYAPHGLPDLRGLGADIYFFSAYKTYGPHQGIMAIRPELARALPNQGHYFNDTKLRYRLTPAGPDHAQIAATAGIVDYLERVADLAPATLDGSDPFRRAHTAMRAQEIALARPLLDYLRTRNDIRLIGPSDPELRAPTISILAGEPGIDIAPRLAHHGVMASGGNFYAVRLLESLGIDPVNHGVLRLSFVHYTSPEEIQQLIRALDAEL encoded by the coding sequence ATGACCGTTCTCCCGCTCGATCCCCAGCGCATTCGCGCCTTGTTTCCGGCCTTTTCCGAGCCGAGCCTTTCCGGCCAGGCCTTTTTCGAAAACGCCGGTGGCTCCTACACGGCCCAAGCGACACTGGACATTCTTGACCGCTATTACCGGGCGACCAAGGTCCAGCCCTACGGCGTCTATGCGGCATCCGAAGAAGCCGGTCGCCTCATGGATCACGCCTACGAGCGTCTGGCGCGCCCGCTCAATGTCTCCAGCGACTGGATCCATATCGGTCCGTCGAGCTCGGCAAACACCTATGTCTTGGGCAATGCCTTCGGCGCGTGGCTCAAGCCCGGCGACGCCATCGTCGTCACCAACCAGGACCATGAAGCCAATACCGGCAACTGGCGTCGACTCGCCCATCGCGGCATTGAAGTGCGCGAGTGGAAGGTCGATACCGAGACCGCCCGCCTGTCATTGCCGGCGCTGGATGCGCTGCTCGACAACAAGGTCAAGCTCGTGGCCGTGCCGCACTGCTCCAATATCGTGGGCGACATCAATCCCGTCGCCGATGTAGCTGAGCGGGCGCACGCCGTTGGCGCGGTGCTGGCAGTGGATGGCGTCAGCTATGCCCCGCATGGTCTGCCTGACCTCCGGGGACTGGGCGCCGACATCTATTTCTTCTCTGCCTACAAGACCTATGGCCCTCACCAGGGCATCATGGCCATTCGCCCCGAACTGGCGCGCGCCCTGCCCAATCAGGGCCATTACTTCAATGACACCAAGCTGCGCTATCGCCTGACGCCGGCGGGTCCGGACCATGCGCAGATCGCAGCCACGGCAGGCATCGTCGACTATCTCGAACGCGTCGCCGATCTTGCGCCTGCGACCCTGGACGGCAGCGACCCGTTCCGCCGCGCCCATACTGCCATGCGCGCCCAGGAAATCGCGCTCGCGCGTCCCTTGCTCGACTATCTGCGCACCCGCAACGATATCCGTCTTATCGGCCCTTCGGATCCCGAGCTCCGCGCGCCCACCATTTCGATCCTCGCGGGCGAACCGGGCATCGACATCGCGCCGCGCCTGGCCCACCACGGGGTCATGGCCTCCGGCGGCAATTTTTACGCCGTGCGTCTCTTGGAGTCGCTTGGCATCGACCCAGTCAACCACGGCGTGCTCCGCCTCTCCTTCGTGCACTACACTAGCCCCGAAGAAATCCAGCAGCTCATCCGGGCGCTCGACGCGGAACTCTGA
- a CDS encoding DMT family transporter encodes MSRLVASLLLLICTMFWGFAFIAQKSAMDAMEPLTFTGVRFLIGGLLVLPLALNELRRKGVRLTAHHWTLILAMSGAFFLGSWLQQAGLATTTATNAGFLTGLYVFFVPLLGFLIFRSRPHPIIFVGVPLALVGIYFLNGGGLASFNGGDWLVVCSALFWGMHVVLLGHIARLTGLPIFVSAISFLVAGVLASTLALTTETPTIAAISAGWLEIAYAAVLSTAVAFTLQAIGQQHVPPANAAIILSAESLFAAIGGALLLGERLPLVGYAGATLIFCAIVLVEAVPALLARRKMHEPRIAN; translated from the coding sequence ATGTCCCGCCTCGTCGCCTCGCTGCTGCTTTTGATCTGCACCATGTTCTGGGGCTTTGCCTTCATCGCGCAGAAATCGGCCATGGATGCGATGGAGCCGCTCACCTTCACCGGCGTGCGCTTTCTTATCGGCGGTCTTCTTGTCCTGCCGCTGGCGCTGAACGAGCTTCGGCGCAAGGGTGTCAGGCTCACGGCCCACCACTGGACGCTCATACTGGCGATGAGCGGCGCCTTCTTCCTCGGTTCGTGGCTGCAGCAGGCAGGTCTTGCCACCACCACCGCCACCAATGCCGGCTTCCTCACCGGCCTTTACGTATTTTTCGTCCCGCTCCTGGGCTTCTTGATCTTCCGCAGCCGCCCCCACCCGATCATCTTCGTGGGCGTACCGCTGGCCCTGGTCGGCATCTATTTCCTCAATGGCGGCGGCCTCGCAAGCTTCAACGGCGGCGACTGGCTCGTCGTTTGCAGCGCGCTCTTCTGGGGCATGCATGTTGTCCTGCTCGGTCACATCGCCCGGCTCACCGGCCTGCCGATTTTCGTGTCGGCCATCAGCTTCCTGGTCGCCGGCGTTCTCGCCAGCACCCTCGCGCTCACTACCGAAACGCCGACCATCGCCGCGATATCGGCCGGCTGGCTCGAGATTGCCTATGCCGCGGTGTTGTCCACCGCCGTTGCCTTCACGCTGCAGGCCATCGGTCAGCAGCACGTGCCACCGGCCAATGCCGCCATCATTCTATCCGCGGAAAGCCTTTTCGCGGCCATTGGCGGTGCCCTGCTGCTCGGCGAGCGCCTGCCTCTGGTCGGCTATGCCGGCGCCACGCTGATCTTCTGCGCCATCGTGCTCGTCGAGGCCGTCCCGGCGCTACTGGCCCGGCGCAAGATGCACGAGCCGCGCATCGCTAACTGA
- a CDS encoding DUF2147 domain-containing protein, protein MPAFRRVFAIAAFAAASIAPAFASPVGMWEIEMRDSRYDVQLCGDGTQLCAELVWLGNGADNAENLPYMNTLLIDHARQTRPNQWKGELHIYGQKAAGTITQVSADQITLKGCVALVICKTYQMYRYNQ, encoded by the coding sequence ATGCCCGCCTTTCGTCGCGTTTTCGCCATTGCCGCCTTCGCTGCCGCATCCATCGCGCCGGCATTCGCTTCGCCAGTGGGTATGTGGGAAATCGAGATGCGGGACTCCCGCTATGACGTGCAGCTTTGCGGGGACGGAACGCAGCTTTGTGCGGAACTGGTGTGGCTGGGCAATGGCGCAGACAATGCCGAGAACCTGCCCTACATGAACACGCTGCTGATCGACCATGCGCGGCAGACCCGCCCCAACCAGTGGAAGGGCGAGCTGCATATCTATGGCCAGAAGGCTGCGGGCACGATCACCCAGGTCAGCGCCGACCAGATTACCCTCAAGGGCTGCGTGGCGCTCGTCATCTGCAAGACCTACCAGATGTATCGCTACAACCAGTAG
- a CDS encoding thymidine kinase, with translation MAKLYFSYAAMNAGKSTLLLQAAYNYRERGMRPLLYTSALYAEGGVGLITSRIGIAEQAELYAAGDDLYQSIRDNHEESKVDCVFVDEAQFLTRDQVWQLARVADRLGIPIMCYGLRTDFQGKLFPGSMELLAVADALREIRTICTCGAKAIMVVRQDMSGRVLTDGDQVSIEKSVYLSLCRKHWEEAVGRWPVKGP, from the coding sequence ATGGCAAAGCTCTATTTTTCCTATGCGGCGATGAATGCCGGCAAATCCACCTTGCTGCTGCAGGCCGCCTACAACTATCGAGAGCGCGGCATGCGTCCGCTGCTCTACACCTCCGCGCTCTATGCCGAAGGCGGGGTCGGCCTCATCACCTCGCGCATCGGCATCGCCGAACAAGCCGAACTCTACGCCGCGGGCGATGATCTTTATCAGTCCATCCGCGACAATCACGAGGAATCCAAGGTCGACTGCGTCTTCGTCGACGAGGCGCAATTCCTCACGCGCGACCAGGTCTGGCAACTCGCCCGCGTGGCCGACCGGCTCGGCATCCCGATCATGTGCTATGGCCTGCGCACCGATTTCCAGGGCAAGCTTTTTCCCGGCTCCATGGAGCTGCTCGCCGTGGCCGATGCCCTGCGCGAAATCCGCACCATCTGCACCTGCGGCGCCAAGGCCATCATGGTCGTGCGCCAGGACATGTCCGGGCGCGTCCTGACCGATGGCGACCAGGTCTCGATCGAGAAATCCGTCTACCTGTCCCTCTGCCGCAAGCATTGGGAAGAAGCCGTTGGCCGCTGGCCGGTAAAGGGACCCTGA
- the yciA gene encoding acyl-CoA thioester hydrolase YciA — MHTDTTEPTGALTIRTLAMPADTNPAGDIFGGWVMSQMDIAGAIAAVERAKGRVVTVAVEGMTFIAPVKVGDVLCVYASVERVGTTSITIGLEAWVRRNRLDDRTKVTEARFVYVSLDDSGQKRAIPQS, encoded by the coding sequence ATGCACACCGACACCACCGAGCCCACGGGCGCCCTCACCATCCGCACCCTCGCCATGCCGGCAGACACCAATCCGGCCGGCGACATTTTCGGCGGCTGGGTGATGAGCCAGATGGACATTGCCGGCGCCATTGCCGCGGTCGAGCGGGCCAAGGGCCGCGTCGTCACGGTCGCCGTGGAAGGCATGACCTTCATCGCCCCGGTCAAGGTCGGCGACGTGCTGTGCGTCTATGCCAGCGTCGAGCGGGTCGGCACCACCTCGATCACTATCGGCCTGGAAGCCTGGGTACGCCGCAACCGGCTCGACGATCGCACCAAGGTCACCGAGGCCCGCTTCGTCTACGTCTCTCTCGACGACAGCGGCCAGAAGCGCGCCATTCCCCAAAGCTGA
- a CDS encoding SH3 domain-containing protein: MHRQTRKNLLNMATGVAVAAAAVVVFLPAAYAAPGTVTSNVNVRSGPGTNYAVVDVARSGQQVDVQQCQGSWCYISKPGPDGWVSSTYLTAGGRPVNPSNPGLSFGFTVGGPNGPQISIGVGNQPQPQPPRPGPRPPVVQPVDEICFYDRARFRGDSFCMTPGESTRDLRSWTDRISSIDNPGGYEVQVCSEPNYRSCRTYTTSASSLGDFDDYIASIRTR, from the coding sequence ATGCATCGTCAGACCCGCAAAAATCTTTTGAACATGGCCACCGGCGTCGCCGTTGCAGCAGCGGCCGTGGTTGTTTTCCTGCCCGCCGCCTATGCTGCGCCGGGCACCGTGACCAGCAATGTCAACGTTCGCTCCGGTCCGGGTACCAATTATGCCGTCGTCGACGTGGCCCGTTCGGGTCAGCAGGTAGACGTGCAGCAGTGCCAGGGTTCGTGGTGCTACATTTCCAAGCCCGGTCCCGATGGCTGGGTGTCGTCCACCTACCTCACCGCTGGCGGTCGTCCGGTCAATCCGTCCAACCCTGGCCTCAGCTTCGGCTTCACGGTCGGCGGCCCGAACGGCCCGCAGATCAGCATCGGTGTCGGCAACCAGCCGCAGCCCCAGCCGCCGCGTCCTGGCCCGCGCCCGCCCGTCGTGCAGCCGGTTGACGAAATCTGCTTCTACGATCGCGCCCGCTTCCGCGGCGACAGCTTCTGCATGACCCCGGGTGAATCGACCCGCGACCTGCGCAGCTGGACCGACCGTATTTCCTCTATCGACAACCCGGGCGGCTACGAAGTCCAGGTCTGCTCGGAGCCCAACTATCGCTCCTGCCGCACCTACACCACCAGCGCCTCCTCGCTGGGTGACTTCGACGACTACATCGCCTCCATCCGCACCCGCTGA
- a CDS encoding peptidase inhibitor family I36 protein, with amino-acid sequence MRSLAALGLALALTLLPAASASAGSEAGSHGWSRETLVLRSGPGAQYAVTGEIPGEVAIKILRCQKHWCMVDGPGGRGWTGNGALDFGKDPHWPLFDGDNTWPDLAGGSMCFYEGANYSGRSFCAGTGEVFTDLATWGWDNRIRSIEVIVPTSAAICRDRGFQSYCERIVSSEPVLDPLLSRNLSSIRVY; translated from the coding sequence ATGCGCTCACTCGCTGCACTTGGCCTTGCCCTTGCCCTCACGCTGCTGCCTGCGGCCTCCGCATCTGCCGGATCGGAAGCCGGAAGCCACGGCTGGAGCCGCGAAACGCTGGTGCTGCGCAGTGGACCCGGCGCCCAATACGCGGTCACCGGCGAAATCCCCGGCGAGGTGGCCATCAAGATCCTCCGCTGCCAGAAGCACTGGTGCATGGTCGATGGCCCCGGCGGCCGGGGCTGGACCGGCAATGGCGCGCTCGACTTCGGCAAGGATCCGCATTGGCCGTTGTTCGACGGTGATAACACCTGGCCCGATCTGGCCGGCGGCAGCATGTGCTTTTATGAGGGCGCAAACTATTCCGGCCGCTCCTTCTGCGCCGGCACGGGTGAAGTCTTCACCGATCTGGCCACCTGGGGATGGGACAATCGCATCCGCTCCATCGAGGTGATTGTCCCCACCAGCGCCGCCATCTGCCGCGACCGGGGCTTCCAGTCCTATTGCGAGCGGATCGTGTCCAGCGAACCTGTCCTTGACCCGTTGCTGTCGCGCAACCTGTCGTCGATCCGCGTCTACTGA
- a CDS encoding SH3 domain-containing protein, whose amino-acid sequence MSKSCIVFGAAIAAISLVPTIAVLAAPGYATSSVNVRTGPGTGYAKVGSLSAGEVVDVKQCQGSWCFVDRASGTDGWASKNYLAPYQGNGGGQSKPDIPFNFGMTVGSGGPSFSFGIGDAPPPAPVPVPAKVCFFKGNNFSGAQFCVNAGTDDPNLLGGWNDSISSIKLQGGAQVTVCLDNFYSGACTTIASDKPLLGGYNNAISSFQAF is encoded by the coding sequence ATGTCCAAGTCTTGCATCGTCTTCGGCGCCGCTATCGCCGCCATTTCGCTTGTGCCCACCATCGCGGTCCTGGCCGCGCCCGGCTACGCCACCAGCAGCGTCAATGTCCGCACTGGTCCTGGCACCGGTTACGCCAAGGTGGGTAGTCTGTCAGCCGGCGAAGTCGTCGACGTCAAGCAGTGCCAGGGTTCATGGTGCTTTGTTGATCGCGCCTCCGGCACCGACGGCTGGGCTTCGAAAAACTATCTCGCCCCTTACCAGGGCAATGGTGGCGGCCAGTCCAAGCCCGACATTCCGTTCAACTTCGGCATGACGGTCGGCTCCGGCGGACCGAGCTTCTCGTTCGGCATCGGCGATGCACCGCCGCCAGCGCCCGTCCCCGTGCCCGCCAAGGTCTGCTTCTTCAAGGGCAACAACTTCAGCGGCGCCCAGTTCTGCGTCAATGCCGGCACCGACGACCCCAATCTGCTCGGCGGATGGAACGACTCCATTTCCTCCATCAAGCTTCAGGGCGGCGCCCAGGTCACCGTCTGCTTGGACAATTTCTACAGCGGCGCCTGCACCACGATCGCCTCCGACAAGCCATTGCTTGGGGGCTACAACAACGCGATCTCGAGCTTCCAGGCCTTCTGA
- a CDS encoding autotransporter domain-containing protein has product MTAHSFGIRKRRNEGKWLLACMLMGTTALAMTPKAEAKELGLTASDFLVVAINGRGTLFAGNRNNLAYIGDLDGNFRQLPGLGGTSMTAMDINLGGNVVVGYGSNADGRNRAFRATGDVSAVTTTDLGTLVPTINTASSIGFGVSDDGSRVVGYSAWQGIMRGFVWIDGATGGVVGNEQMYALDGLSGGYNRSSARAISGDGRYAVGWSDGAGIIEIATRWDLSGIPGGGAATAESLGSITGMTGNSYARAVSGDGSVVVGSSVDADGRYRAFRWREGATDGVADNLQMRDLGDLGGQNANANAVSRDGRWVVGDSEDAQGDAQAFRWSEADGIESISGWLERQGISTTGYTLNYASDISDDGSVVVGEMYDDEGDWFGYLARGESEAHGAGLMNIAEYQRSLYSAAGIASMGEFLTWLPMNGAHHRPLMLSPDLAGDMCAWATGDFAYHGPSSTGLALAEAGACTDLAGGSVRIGGAVGTSGSWQQLALGGSARMQGQYVLSEIDWQPDGTPLLLSLTGMLGGYQAHIDRAYSNGAATTLSSGDTNAVGGVVRLRADWLDAATIGKTSISPYASLGLGGLHVSGYTESVGPFPAVFDAQTIGHADLRLGVTAVTELSSQTTLSTTLEVAHRTGDASRAAGTVQGLFDFSLGGGSTSQTWLRAGAELDHEITDSMSLSASVHLASNGRDPSVAASVGLKGAL; this is encoded by the coding sequence ATGACTGCGCATTCTTTTGGCATCCGGAAACGGCGGAACGAGGGGAAGTGGCTGCTGGCCTGCATGCTGATGGGGACGACGGCGCTTGCCATGACCCCGAAAGCAGAAGCAAAGGAGTTGGGGCTGACGGCGTCCGATTTCCTTGTTGTCGCCATCAATGGCCGCGGCACGCTGTTTGCCGGTAACCGCAATAATCTGGCCTATATCGGGGACCTGGACGGCAATTTCAGGCAATTGCCGGGTCTCGGCGGCACATCCATGACTGCGATGGATATCAACCTCGGCGGTAACGTCGTCGTGGGCTACGGCAGCAATGCAGACGGTCGCAACCGCGCCTTTCGCGCCACCGGCGATGTCAGTGCCGTCACCACGACGGATCTGGGCACGCTCGTGCCGACGATCAACACCGCCTCGAGCATTGGCTTCGGCGTATCCGACGACGGCTCCCGAGTGGTCGGCTACTCGGCGTGGCAGGGGATCATGCGCGGGTTCGTCTGGATCGACGGAGCCACGGGTGGTGTCGTCGGCAATGAGCAGATGTACGCACTGGATGGCCTTTCGGGCGGCTATAACCGAAGTTCCGCGCGGGCGATCTCGGGCGACGGACGCTATGCCGTCGGCTGGAGCGACGGCGCCGGGATCATTGAAATCGCGACCCGCTGGGATCTGAGCGGTATCCCCGGCGGCGGCGCGGCGACTGCCGAAAGCCTGGGCTCCATCACCGGCATGACCGGAAATTCCTATGCGAGGGCCGTTTCGGGTGACGGATCTGTTGTCGTTGGATCGTCGGTCGATGCCGACGGACGGTACCGGGCCTTTCGCTGGCGGGAAGGCGCGACGGATGGCGTGGCCGACAATCTCCAGATGCGCGACCTGGGCGACCTCGGCGGCCAGAATGCCAACGCGAACGCGGTATCGCGCGACGGACGCTGGGTGGTCGGGGACAGCGAAGATGCCCAGGGCGACGCACAGGCGTTTCGCTGGTCGGAGGCCGATGGCATCGAGTCTATTTCAGGCTGGCTCGAACGGCAGGGCATTTCGACGACCGGCTATACATTGAATTACGCCAGCGACATTTCCGACGACGGCTCGGTTGTGGTTGGCGAGATGTATGACGATGAAGGCGACTGGTTCGGCTATCTCGCACGCGGCGAGAGCGAGGCGCATGGCGCGGGGCTGATGAACATCGCGGAGTATCAACGCTCCCTGTATTCGGCTGCCGGAATAGCCAGCATGGGAGAGTTTTTGACGTGGCTGCCGATGAATGGCGCTCACCATCGGCCGCTGATGCTCAGCCCCGATCTCGCGGGCGACATGTGTGCCTGGGCGACCGGCGATTTCGCCTATCACGGTCCTTCATCCACGGGACTGGCGCTGGCCGAGGCCGGCGCCTGTACCGACCTTGCCGGTGGTTCGGTGCGGATCGGTGGGGCCGTGGGCACGTCAGGCTCGTGGCAGCAGCTGGCCCTTGGCGGCTCGGCGCGGATGCAGGGGCAGTATGTGCTGAGCGAAATCGACTGGCAGCCTGATGGCACGCCCCTCTTACTTTCGCTGACCGGCATGCTCGGTGGTTACCAGGCGCATATAGATCGCGCCTACTCGAACGGCGCGGCGACAACCCTGTCGAGCGGGGACACCAATGCGGTCGGCGGCGTCGTGCGGCTGCGCGCCGACTGGCTGGATGCCGCAACCATCGGCAAGACCAGCATCAGCCCATACGCCTCCCTGGGCTTGGGCGGGCTGCATGTCAGCGGCTATACGGAAAGCGTCGGACCTTTCCCGGCCGTGTTCGACGCACAGACCATAGGACATGCAGACCTGCGGCTAGGCGTGACTGCGGTGACCGAGCTCTCGAGCCAGACGACGCTATCGACCACATTGGAAGTGGCCCATCGGACGGGTGACGCGTCGCGCGCTGCCGGTACGGTCCAGGGGCTTTTCGATTTCTCGCTGGGCGGCGGCAGCACATCGCAGACCTGGCTTCGCGCCGGCGCCGAGCTCGACCACGAAATCACCGACAGCATGTCGCTTTCCGCATCGGTTCACCTTGCGAGCAATGGTCGCGATCCGTCCGTCGCCGCTTCGGTCGGCCTCAAGGGAGCGTTGTGA
- a CDS encoding helix-turn-helix domain-containing protein: MAEWLFSSGGCSWSHRFAQSDRLRFRHGAVRAYVEETQVLPGIWLYRGEASANCRFQMDVGDQQREGRIVLGSVLSSRGLVTMDGCEELPWRDEGRFYAISPTDRRCHYEIDAERGWRSVAVRVEREAMDMLGADTKLPTTVSDVLDQRRDDVADMGALPGSVGRLSQALLRQPFEGGMGRLFMQAKVLELLAHQFAHLGSCPDPQTLSSPEQKKVRMARDLILANLREPPDLESLAASVRLSSKKLNRGFRDLYGTTVFSYLHDARLDAARAALESGSPLPLKQLAWDLGYGQVSNFVTAFRRKFGVTPGGLRDGHYATRK; this comes from the coding sequence ATGGCGGAATGGTTGTTTTCAAGCGGGGGCTGCTCGTGGTCGCACCGTTTCGCACAATCGGACCGGCTGCGCTTCCGGCATGGCGCAGTGCGTGCCTATGTCGAGGAAACCCAGGTTCTGCCCGGCATCTGGCTCTATCGGGGCGAGGCGTCGGCCAATTGCCGTTTCCAGATGGATGTCGGCGATCAACAGCGCGAAGGCAGGATCGTCCTGGGCAGCGTGCTTTCAAGCCGGGGCCTCGTGACCATGGATGGCTGCGAGGAATTGCCGTGGCGCGACGAGGGGCGGTTCTATGCGATCTCGCCCACCGATCGGCGTTGCCATTATGAAATCGATGCCGAGCGCGGATGGCGGTCGGTGGCGGTACGGGTGGAGCGCGAAGCCATGGACATGCTGGGCGCCGATACGAAACTGCCCACGACGGTAAGCGATGTGCTCGATCAGCGGCGGGACGACGTGGCGGACATGGGCGCCTTGCCCGGTTCGGTCGGCCGGCTGAGCCAGGCGCTGCTGCGCCAGCCGTTCGAAGGTGGCATGGGGCGGCTGTTCATGCAGGCCAAGGTGCTGGAGTTGCTGGCCCATCAGTTTGCGCATCTGGGGTCTTGTCCCGACCCGCAGACCCTGTCGTCGCCTGAGCAGAAGAAAGTGCGGATGGCGCGTGATCTGATCCTCGCCAATCTGCGCGAGCCGCCCGATCTCGAAAGCCTCGCGGCATCGGTCAGGCTCTCGTCCAAGAAGCTCAATCGCGGGTTTCGGGATCTCTATGGCACCACTGTCTTTTCCTATCTGCACGACGCGCGGCTCGATGCGGCCCGGGCGGCGCTGGAAAGCGGATCACCCCTGCCGCTCAAGCAACTGGCGTGGGACCTCGGATATGGCCAGGTCAGCAATTTCGTGACCGCCTTCCGCCGCAAGTTCGGCGTGACGCCGGGCGGTCTGCGCGACGGGCATTATGCGACCCGGAAATGA